The Chryseolinea soli nucleotide sequence ATGGCATTCGTCGCAAAATGCAAGAGGGCTTGAGATTTCCAGCGGGCCAATGACCATACGAAACCAGTAGGCGTAGCCGCTTCCAGCACAAAGTTCCCATCGCCAGGCGGCATCTGCCGCTGAAAGCGTGCCTTCCGGCTCAAATATGGGTATCGGTTCCCAGGGGATAGTAACTTCCTTCATCATTCATTTCCCCCAAAAAACCGCCTATGAAAAAGTATCTCTCCCTTTCTCTGATGGTTTGTCTCTTGGCTTTTTCCGCGTGCTGGGAGCACGGGAAACAACCCGTAGCAAAAAAGTATCCGTCCACCGTAGCCACCACCTGGATCAATCTGCAACAGAAATTAACGAAGACCACCGCGGGTTACAGTCCGGGCGTGACCGGGCGTGCGTTTGCCTATACCGGACTTTCGCTTTATGAATCCATCGTGCCGGGCATGCCGGGCTATCGATCGATGGTGCCCTTGATGGGCGGGCCCACGATCAGTGTGCCGGCCAATTGCCAGTCGTTCTATTGGCCGGCCAGTGCAAACGCCGCGATGGCCAGCATGATCCGGAATCTATTCGAAAGCACGTCGGCCGCCAACAAGGTCTCGATCGATTCGTTGGAAGCCGCATTCAACACCGAGTTTCACGGCGAGGTGCATGGCTCCGTGCTGCAAAACTCGGCCGACTTCGGCCGGAGTGTGGCAGAGGCCATCTTCGAATGGTCAAAGTCCGACGGCAGTCATGAAGCCTACAAGCCTCAGCCCAACACCTATGTTCCTCCGGTCGGCCCCGGCCTTTGGATCCCCACTCCTCCTGCGTTTGCGCCAGCAGCGTCGCCCTATGTGGGAAATGACCGGTCGTTCACACCCGGCATAGCCGCCCAGACGCAGCCCACCACCTTCCCACTGCCACCGTATTCTGAAGTGCCCGGTTCCAATTTCCGCGATATGGTGGTCTTCTCTTATAACCTTTCGCAATCGCTCACTCCCGCAGACATCATCACAGCGAAGTTCTGGGCCGACATCCCGGGCAACTATAACGGCACGGCCCACTTCACGAATATCGCCACACAACTCATCATCGTAAAAAAACTAAAGCTCGACGAAGCCGCCCTGGTCTATGCGAAGCATGGCATTGCCCTTCGGGATGCTATCATTTCCACTTTCAAAACGAAATATCGTTATAATGTGATCCGGCCCATCTCCTACATTCGCAACGTCATGGGGTTCACCAACTGGAACACCGTAGTCCCAACGCCGCCACATCCGGAGTTCAGTTCAGCGCACGCGGTTATCGGCAAAGCATCGTCGGTGGTGCTGGAGAGTTTCTTCGGCAAGAAGTGCGCCTTCGTTGACCGTACACACGAGGCCCTCTATGGCGCGCGATCCTACAACACCCTGGCCGAGTATGCAGAAGAGGGCGCATGGTCGCGCGTGCTCGCTGGAATTCACTACAACAAGACGGCGGCCAACAGTCTCATCCAAGGCCAAGCCGTTGGGGACATGGTCAATAGCCTGCCGTTTAAAGTGGGTCACGATCGTTAGGATTCGCATCCCAAAAAAAACTTTGCGTTGACTTTGCGTCTCAGCGCCTTTGCGGCAAAATTTGAACCGCAAAGGCGCAGCGACGCAAGGAAAGGCGCAAAGTATTAAGGCATGGCTTACTCGTTGCGCTGTTTCGTGAGTTCAACAATCGTCATCGTCATCGCAGGAAGGGTTAGCGTGCCGTTGGAGGTCTTGCCGGTGAGCACGTCTTTGCTGCCCTGGAAGTCTTTTGTTCGCTCCGCATAGTCCGACAGTTGTATGCTTTTATCGGTGCCGTTCAGGTTGACGGCGCACAGGATGGTTTGATCGTTGTCGTAGCGGAAATAGACATAGACGTTGTCTTTGGGAACGTATTGCGTGAGCTTCCCACTTTTGATGGCCGACGAAGATTTTCGATAGTTGGCGAGCGCTTTCACGTAGGCCTGGGTCTCTCTTTCCTGGGGCGTGAGGTTCTCTTGCGTGAAGGCATTTTTCTTGTCGCCTTTCCAGCCGCCGGGGAAGTCGAGGCGCACCCAGCCATCGCGGGGATAGGTTGCCCCTTTCATGAGCACTTCGTCGCCGTAGTAGAATTGGGGAATGCCGCGGGTGGTGAGGAGCCAGCCGATGCCGATCCTGAACTTGGCCACGTCTTCCTTCACTTGCGTGTAGAAGCGGTTCATGTCGTGGTTGTCGAGGAAGGTCACCAGTTTCATCGGGTCTTTGTACACGAAGTCGTGAGTGAGCATCGTGTAGTACTTGTTGAGCCCATCGTTGGGATTGTCCAGCGCGGCAGCGATGTTGAAAGCCGTTTGGAAATCGGTGACACCCGGGAGGTTGCTCTTGAAGGGGACGATGAGATTGTTCTCCATGAAGTAGGATTGATTCAGCGGACTTCCCACCCAGGTCTCGCCAAACAGATGCAGCTTGGGATATTCCTCAAGGAGTGCTGCATTGCAGCGGTTCATGAACTCCAGTCCATTGTAGATGTACGTGTCGATGCGCCAGGCGTCCACCCCAAATTCTTCCACACTCCACAGCGCATTTTGGATGAGGTAGTTGGCCATGTAAGGATTCTCGTGGTTGAGATCGGGCATCATGGGAGTGAACCATCCGTCGGCCATCCGTTTGCGGTCGGTCTCTGTGCCGTGGGGGTCCATCCAGGCGCCGTCGCGGTAGTTGGTGTTGGTGTAGGCCGGCCATTCGTGGAGCCAGTCTTTCATGGGTTTGTCCTGGACCGTGAAGTGGTACAGACCGGCGTGATTGTAGACGGCATCCTGAACGAGGCGCATGCCGCGTTTGTGCAGTTCGTCGCTCAGCTTTTTATAGGCGTCGCTCCCCCCAAATCTAGGATCGATCTCGTAATGATTGGTCATCGCATAGCCGTGCTCGGTGCGGTTGGGCATGTCGTTCTCGATGACGGGCGTCATCCAAAGCGCGGTCACGCCGAGGCCCTGGAGATAGTCTAGGTGATCGATGACCCCTTGAAGGTCGCCGCCGTGGCGGTGATAGATCGAATCGCGGTTCAGAGTCTGATCGCGCATACCCGCCACATGGTCGTTGGTGACGTCGCCATTGCTGAAGCGGTCGGGCATGAGCAGGTAGATGAAATCGCCGGCATCAATGCCTTGCGCAAAAGCTTTACCCTTGCCGGCCCGCCGGGGCTGAAGCGCCCAGGTCACGGATTTGGTTTTCCCTTTGCGGACAAAATCGATGGAAACATTTCCGGGTTTTGTGCCGGGCGCCACCGTGAGATCGAGCGCATAGTAGTGGGCATTTTCAAGCCGGTCGATCTTGTCAAGCGTGACACCGGGATAGTTGATCCGCACATCGGCCTGGTTAAAATCCGCCTGGGTGCTCCTGACCAGCAACTGGACTTTGTTCCATTTCATGTCCACCCACCAATGCGGCGGATACACGTCGGGAGACTGCGCTTTGGCATGCAGGAAACACAAGGCAAAGCAAACCGGCAAAACTATTTTCATGAACGCGGGTGTCGTTGGTTTCATGGTGTGGGGATAAAGTGAGGTGGTCAATTTTTGATGATGGTGGTGGTGTACTGGGTCGTTCCCTTTCCAATCTTTAAAATGTATAAGCCGGGAGCAAAGGACGTGGCATCCCAATGGTTCCGGTCTACTTTGTGCAGGGACATCGGTTGTCCCAACGTGTTGAAAGCACGAACGTCGAGGTCGCTTTTATCGGCCGCGTCGATCTGCAACACACCGCTGGATGGATTGGGATAGACCGTATAGGAAAATTTCGGACGCTCCTCCTCTACCCCGGTAATGGTTTTCAAGGCCACATCGGTGTAGAGCCTGTACTCACCCGGTTGCAGCGTCATGCTCACGGACGTGGTGGTCACAGATAACGGCGTTGCTTTGACATAGTCATACCATGTGCCGGCATGCAGAAACGTTACGGTGACGTTTTGTGGCGTCACATCAAAATTCCCTACGATCTGCACATTCATCTGGCTGGCATCCGAAGGCGTCGCGGTGTAGGGATTGTTCAGTAACGTGATCTGTTTTAGCAATTGATTCCCCGTGGTGATGGTGGCGTCACCCTTCGTGAAAACGCTATACGTGTTTCGAAGCCGGATGAGGTCGGCCACGTGATCGTGCAAAGCCGCGCGCTCGGGCACGGTTTGATAGTTCCACAACACAGGCTTGGCCGTTACGCGGCAATCGGTGCTGATGGTGCCATCGGTGCAGCGGTTGATGCTTTGATCATATCCCAGCTCTTCAAATTCCCACAGCATCTTCGGCCCCGGCAGCGTGTAGAAAAAGGTAGCGGCAGCTTTCATGCGATTCAATGCGGTGGCCAGTGTCTTCACCGAATACGTGCCGGATGAATTTCCATAATTCAGCGCCTTATACATCATGCGTTCCTCGTCATGACTCTCCATATAGGACACCAGTCGCGGATCGGTCCAACTGCGAGTCTTGTAATACCCCCACGAAATATCCGAGCCGGTGCCAAAGCCCATGGCCGTCTGCGTGTAGGCGTAGTTCTCATTTCCCCACAGCATGAGGCCGTCGGCAGCAAGAACTGTTTCCTCTGAGTTGTCGGCAAAATGTTCCAGGATGAGATAGGCATCGGGTGTGTGCGAGCGGACGCGGGCCGCCATACGTTTCAGGATGTCGATGCGCGATTGGTCATACGCGGACCAGGCCGCCACATCGCTGCCGGAATTTTTCTGTGTAAATCCTTTCGACAAGTCATAGCGAAATCCATCAACTTTATATTCGTTCAGCCAATGATAGTTTATGGTGTCGACGTATTGCTGCGTGTATTTGCTTTCGTGGTTCATGTCAAAGAAAACGCTATACGGGTGGGTAGCCGTCACGTTAAACCACTTGTTGGTGGGATTGGGTTTCATGGCGGTGAAATCAAAATCCATCATCACATAGGCATTGGGGAGGTCCTGATGGTTCAATACCATGTCCATGATCACGGCGATGCCGTTCAGATGGCAGATGTCTATAAATTCTTTGAACTTATTTTTGCTGCCATAATATTTATCGGGGGCAAACATGAACGTGGGGTTGTAGCCCCAACTGTCGTTGCCGTTGAATTCGGTGATGGGCATCAGCTCGATGGCGTTGATGCCGAGTTTCTTAAAATAGCCGATCGTGTCCATGAGGCTCTGGTAGGTCCGGGCATTGTCGCCAAAGAAGTCGCGGATGTGCAACTCATAGATGACGAGATTTTCAGGGGCCGGCTTATGATAATCCGAGGCTGTCCAAGCAAAGGGTGTTTGTGCCGTCTGCAACACGGCCACGCGGTTGAAATACCATTGCGTGTTGAGGGCTTGCGAAGGATAAGACTTTAAACTGGGATAGGTTGTCGCCGGAATATATTGGTCATCCGGGTCCAGCACTTTGTCGGCAAATGGGTCGGCGATCTTTATGGATTCATCCACCAGGTATTGGAAGCCATACTCCTCTCCGGCTACGAGTCCGCTCAGGGTGAGCCAAAAATGCTCGCCATCTTTTTTCATTTTATAGTCCTCGTCGATGGCCCAGTCGTTAAAGTCGCCGAGCACATACACAGAAGTCTTGCCCGGTGCCAGCAAGCTGAGTGTCGCCTGGCTTGGGTCGCCGCTGTTATAATTTATACCGTCGACAATGCCTGCGGGGCGCGGCGCATTTGCAGTGGCGGTGCGAACATAATAGGCAAAGGTGCTGGTCTTGGTGTCCGTGCCATTGTTGGCCGATCCTTCCACCGTGACCGAGCCTTCCGTTTCGGTTACCGTGTGTGTATAGTTCAATGTTGTGTTTTGAACGATGCTGGCTTTTGAAACACCACCCACTTTTATTTCGAGATCGGCTGTGGCCGATGCCTTTAGGGTCATGGGGATCTGATCACCCGTGTTCACAAAAAAGGTGGATTGAGTTGGGGTTGTGAACTTGACAGAGAAGCCGGTGGTGATGGTGATGTATTTATCGACATCCGTCTGCTTGTTCTCGCTCCAGTCGCGGCTTTTTAACTTCAAGCCGATTTGCGTGATCGCAGAGGCGGGTTTGTTGAAGAACGTCGTCGGTGTGAAGGTGATCGTGTATTTGTCGGGGTTGGTTGTTAGCCGGTAGCACTTCGCGGCATCTTGCCCGGGCGATGTGGCGGGATTAACGTTGGTGGGTGCGTCGACGGAATTGCCGCCGGCGTCTTTGAGCCACGTCCAGATGTAAACGGGGTTGGTGTCGTTGTTCCACGCGAACTTATCAAGGCTGGTGCCGGAGACGTCGACGGTGATGGTGACCGGTTGGTCGGCAACGGGGAACGCCGGGACGGTGGTTACGATTTGGGCATGGGAGAATTGTGTGATGTAAATGAGAAAGAGTGGTATAAGTATCCGTTTCATCCCGTTGTGATTTGTGAGTGTTTTTGCTTGCGAACAAATGTGTTTACGTACGTCGGTGTGTACCCTCCGAATTCGTGTTGGTGAAGAACACCAACGTGGGCGATATGGGTGGTAAAAAAAGCTGGCGGGTGAGAACATCCAGCAGCCAGCGCTGGATGTGTCTCCCCTACCAACTTTTCGCAAACATCATTTCTTTGTGATCGTGTACGTATATCCTGTCGGGGCAAGGTTGAGTTCGATGAGGTAGGTTCCGTCACCGGGTGACTTTATGTTTCCTCCACCATATTCCAACCATCCGTCGGCATTGCTGTCGCCAAAATTGATGTCCCAGCTGTTGTTGGCTCTGAACTTCAGTTCATGCGTACCGCCGGTGAGCACAATGTTGTCGATGGACAGGGTGTAGGTTCCCATACCGCCGGTGAGCGTCAACACGCCCGGGTCGGGGTCGTTGGCAGGCCATCCGC carries:
- a CDS encoding glycoside hydrolase family 13 protein, with the translated sequence MKPTTPAFMKIVLPVCFALCFLHAKAQSPDVYPPHWWVDMKWNKVQLLVRSTQADFNQADVRINYPGVTLDKIDRLENAHYYALDLTVAPGTKPGNVSIDFVRKGKTKSVTWALQPRRAGKGKAFAQGIDAGDFIYLLMPDRFSNGDVTNDHVAGMRDQTLNRDSIYHRHGGDLQGVIDHLDYLQGLGVTALWMTPVIENDMPNRTEHGYAMTNHYEIDPRFGGSDAYKKLSDELHKRGMRLVQDAVYNHAGLYHFTVQDKPMKDWLHEWPAYTNTNYRDGAWMDPHGTETDRKRMADGWFTPMMPDLNHENPYMANYLIQNALWSVEEFGVDAWRIDTYIYNGLEFMNRCNAALLEEYPKLHLFGETWVGSPLNQSYFMENNLIVPFKSNLPGVTDFQTAFNIAAALDNPNDGLNKYYTMLTHDFVYKDPMKLVTFLDNHDMNRFYTQVKEDVAKFRIGIGWLLTTRGIPQFYYGDEVLMKGATYPRDGWVRLDFPGGWKGDKKNAFTQENLTPQERETQAYVKALANYRKSSSAIKSGKLTQYVPKDNVYVYFRYDNDQTILCAVNLNGTDKSIQLSDYAERTKDFQGSKDVLTGKTSNGTLTLPAMTMTIVELTKQRNE
- a CDS encoding alpha-amylase family glycosyl hydrolase gives rise to the protein MKRILIPLFLIYITQFSHAQIVTTVPAFPVADQPVTITVDVSGTSLDKFAWNNDTNPVYIWTWLKDAGGNSVDAPTNVNPATSPGQDAAKCYRLTTNPDKYTITFTPTTFFNKPASAITQIGLKLKSRDWSENKQTDVDKYITITTGFSVKFTTPTQSTFFVNTGDQIPMTLKASATADLEIKVGGVSKASIVQNTTLNYTHTVTETEGSVTVEGSANNGTDTKTSTFAYYVRTATANAPRPAGIVDGINYNSGDPSQATLSLLAPGKTSVYVLGDFNDWAIDEDYKMKKDGEHFWLTLSGLVAGEEYGFQYLVDESIKIADPFADKVLDPDDQYIPATTYPSLKSYPSQALNTQWYFNRVAVLQTAQTPFAWTASDYHKPAPENLVIYELHIRDFFGDNARTYQSLMDTIGYFKKLGINAIELMPITEFNGNDSWGYNPTFMFAPDKYYGSKNKFKEFIDICHLNGIAVIMDMVLNHQDLPNAYVMMDFDFTAMKPNPTNKWFNVTATHPYSVFFDMNHESKYTQQYVDTINYHWLNEYKVDGFRYDLSKGFTQKNSGSDVAAWSAYDQSRIDILKRMAARVRSHTPDAYLILEHFADNSEETVLAADGLMLWGNENYAYTQTAMGFGTGSDISWGYYKTRSWTDPRLVSYMESHDEERMMYKALNYGNSSGTYSVKTLATALNRMKAAATFFYTLPGPKMLWEFEELGYDQSINRCTDGTISTDCRVTAKPVLWNYQTVPERAALHDHVADLIRLRNTYSVFTKGDATITTGNQLLKQITLLNNPYTATPSDASQMNVQIVGNFDVTPQNVTVTFLHAGTWYDYVKATPLSVTTTSVSMTLQPGEYRLYTDVALKTITGVEEERPKFSYTVYPNPSSGVLQIDAADKSDLDVRAFNTLGQPMSLHKVDRNHWDATSFAPGLYILKIGKGTTQYTTTIIKN
- a CDS encoding vanadium-dependent haloperoxidase, producing MKKYLSLSLMVCLLAFSACWEHGKQPVAKKYPSTVATTWINLQQKLTKTTAGYSPGVTGRAFAYTGLSLYESIVPGMPGYRSMVPLMGGPTISVPANCQSFYWPASANAAMASMIRNLFESTSAANKVSIDSLEAAFNTEFHGEVHGSVLQNSADFGRSVAEAIFEWSKSDGSHEAYKPQPNTYVPPVGPGLWIPTPPAFAPAASPYVGNDRSFTPGIAAQTQPTTFPLPPYSEVPGSNFRDMVVFSYNLSQSLTPADIITAKFWADIPGNYNGTAHFTNIATQLIIVKKLKLDEAALVYAKHGIALRDAIISTFKTKYRYNVIRPISYIRNVMGFTNWNTVVPTPPHPEFSSAHAVIGKASSVVLESFFGKKCAFVDRTHEALYGARSYNTLAEYAEEGAWSRVLAGIHYNKTAANSLIQGQAVGDMVNSLPFKVGHDR